The nucleotide sequence CGGCCCTCCGTGATCGCCAGCAACATCATCTACAGCCACCGCGCGGACGGCATGAGCGACGAGGCGATCGTCGACGCGACGCGGCGCGAGATCGCGGAGTACCTGCCGGAGGCCGCGTGGTCGACACTACGCCACGCGCGGGTGCACCGCATCCCGATGGCGATTCCCTGCCCCTTCCCCGGCACCGAGCGCAAGCGGCCGCCGACGCGAACCGCGCTGCCCGGGCTGCTCCTCGCCGGAGACTGGACGCGCACCGGTTTTCCCGCCTGCATGGAGAGCGCGGTGCGCTCGGGATGGCTCGCCGCCGAGCAGATTCTCGCCGAGGCCGGCCGGCCGCGGCGCCTCGCGCTGGGGCTCGACGCGCGGGAGGGGATCACGGGGCTGGTACAGCGTCTGCGCAGGGCGACCGGGACCTGAGGCCCGACGGGTCGGCGGGCGGCGCCGCTCCCGCCCGGCTCGCACATGCGCTCCTTCGCCCGACGTCAGTCGTACCCCCACTGGTTTTTCAGGTATGCCCCGAGGCCGGCGTACTCGACGTTCGCCGCGCGCGCGAAACCCTTCCCGCCGCCGTACACCGCGCGGAACCGCGCGGTCGCCGCCTCGCTGGCCGGCGACATGAGGGCTTCGGCGATCCGGTTCTGCTCCTCGAGGGACAGGCGCGGTCCCGCCGACAGGGCCTGGTTGGGCAGGGCCCGATGGCGATAGACGATGCGGGTCCGCCGGCCGCCGTGGTCGAACTTCTCGAGATGCCGCAGGGACAGCATCGCCGCGGTGCATTCCCCGTTCAGCAACGACTCGTAAACGCGGTCGTAGCCGTTGCGGACGACGACCGAAGGCTGTCGGGAGGGGTTGTCGAACTGGCCCAGCAGGATCAGCGTGCCGAGGTGCGGCGGCGCATGGGCGCAGATCGTATGGCCGGCAAGCTGCTTCAGCCCGGTGACCCTGGTGTTGTCGCTGCGCACGAAGGCGACGTACGTGTAGTCGCCCGGAATCTTGACGAGCACGTTGTGGCCGAGCTTTTCGAGCCGCCAGCCGTTCAGGTGAGGTGCGTCGAAGACGAGATCGTAGTGGCCTTTCTGCATGTCGGCCTGGTAGGCGCCCCACGTCAGCGGGTGCTCGTACACCACCCTGCGTCCCAGCACCTCGGTCAGGTAGGACGCGATCGGGCCGAACCGGGCTTCGCCCTCCGTCGCGTTGTCGCGAGGCGGCGCCGACAGCACGATCGGCGCCACATCCTTCAGTGCGACGGCGACGGCAGGCTTTCCCGGAAGCTGGTAGGCGACTTTCGCGGCACCCGGCTGCGGAACCGAATCGTCCGCCGCGAGACCGCCGGCCGAAAGCGCGAACAGCATGGACGCGCTGCAAGCAAGAAGCGATGGCTGGTTCATCGTCGAATCTCCCTTCGTGTTGTTGATTCCCTGCGGCGACAGCGGCCGCAATCACTCAAGCTAGCTCCTCGCGCACGCCGCGCGCCGACTGCCCGATGAGCGCGGTGATTCCGCACACGAACGCGCCGCAAGAGCGGTTCG is from Sulfurifustis variabilis and encodes:
- a CDS encoding phosphate/phosphite/phosphonate ABC transporter substrate-binding protein — encoded protein: MNQPSLLACSASMLFALSAGGLAADDSVPQPGAAKVAYQLPGKPAVAVALKDVAPIVLSAPPRDNATEGEARFGPIASYLTEVLGRRVVYEHPLTWGAYQADMQKGHYDLVFDAPHLNGWRLEKLGHNVLVKIPGDYTYVAFVRSDNTRVTGLKQLAGHTICAHAPPHLGTLILLGQFDNPSRQPSVVVRNGYDRVYESLLNGECTAAMLSLRHLEKFDHGGRRTRIVYRHRALPNQALSAGPRLSLEEQNRIAEALMSPASEAATARFRAVYGGGKGFARAANVEYAGLGAYLKNQWGYD